The Pseudomonadota bacterium genome window below encodes:
- a CDS encoding NADH-quinone reductase → MTIIKRSLAALLLLLVLPAMAQAELISGKSFGDENEIIVSFSAAVNPAAAADPANYIVYEEPDPDIRLNLEKVLVSEDARSATLVFTEPLNTTQTHIVSVRDIGPTVESFKVSKSYIGYLLSILIGALLINNFVFTKYLGLCVFFGTSKRKDTAKGMGLTFTFVIVVSAIMSWFFYQFVMKPFHLDFLQIVVFIGLVSLTVQAVDTILRKVNPILFNAFGVYLVLVIANCIIIAVPLILADYEYNFFESLMLSLGAGGGFLLALYLMSSVRERMEFANIPPTFKGIPIAFVVAGQFALAFLGFSGLSLF, encoded by the coding sequence ATGACCATAATTAAAAGATCGCTGGCAGCTCTGCTGCTTTTGCTTGTCCTGCCGGCAATGGCTCAGGCGGAACTGATCAGCGGCAAGAGCTTCGGAGACGAGAACGAGATCATCGTCAGCTTCTCAGCTGCGGTAAATCCTGCTGCCGCTGCTGATCCGGCCAATTACATCGTTTACGAAGAGCCGGACCCGGATATTCGTCTTAACCTTGAGAAGGTATTGGTCAGTGAAGATGCCCGCTCGGCGACTCTGGTTTTTACCGAGCCGCTCAATACTACCCAGACCCATATTGTTTCGGTGCGTGATATTGGCCCGACCGTTGAATCGTTCAAGGTCAGCAAGTCCTATATCGGCTACCTGCTCTCCATTCTGATCGGGGCATTGCTGATCAACAACTTTGTTTTCACCAAATATCTCGGCCTCTGTGTATTTTTCGGGACCTCCAAACGTAAGGACACGGCCAAGGGCATGGGGCTTACCTTTACCTTCGTTATTGTGGTCAGCGCGATCATGAGCTGGTTCTTCTATCAGTTTGTCATGAAGCCGTTCCATCTTGATTTCCTGCAGATCGTCGTCTTCATCGGCCTGGTATCCCTTACCGTCCAGGCGGTCGATACCATTCTCCGCAAGGTCAACCCGATCCTCTTTAACGCCTTCGGGGTTTATCTGGTCCTGGTCATCGCCAACTGTATCATTATTGCAGTGCCGCTGATCCTGGCCGATTATGAATATAATTTCTTTGAGTCTTTGATGCTCTCTCTTGGGGCGGGCGGCGGTTTTCTGCTGGCCCTTTACCTGATGAGTTCGGTGCGCGAGCGGATGGAGTTCGCCAATATTCCCCCGACCTTCAAGGGCATCCCGATCGCCTTTGTCGTAGCCGGGCAGTTTGCCCTGGCTTTCCTCGGTTTTTCCGGGCTGTCACTTTTTTAG